A section of the Rhizobium sp. Pop5 genome encodes:
- a CDS encoding MFS transporter produces the protein MSDQIYQAPMVRRAAPNFRVIAMIVASAMLMENVDATVLATALPTMARDFAVSAPAMSIALTSYLLSLAIFIPASGRMADSFGSRTVFRAAIAVFVIGSILCALAPTLPFLVLARLLQGMGGAMMMPVGRLVLMRSVDRKDMVSAMSWLLVPALIGPIIGPPLGGFIVTYLDWRWIFYINVPIGIIGMIFVSIYIDEVKGKASGPFDTIGFILSGISLGSLLFGFEMSSHEGEGAFSIFLIALGLICGIAYLGHARKHPSPIMDFSLMKVPSFGTSVVAGSLTRITQGAQPFLLPLLFQIGFGLSAAAAGQIVIATAFGALAMKPTAKFVFSRLGFRRSLVLNGVLGTIGYGLCAAFRPDWPMPLIFIVLVLSAFFLSFQFTAYNTIAYDEISKERMSSATSFYTTFQQLMLSLGICIGALALHGSMALSGVETPDLGDFSAAFIVVTMISITATFWNLRFSPTAGEEISGYKATGKKGAAGG, from the coding sequence ATGTCGGATCAAATTTACCAGGCGCCGATGGTTCGGCGCGCCGCGCCCAATTTCCGGGTGATCGCGATGATTGTCGCGAGTGCGATGCTGATGGAAAACGTCGACGCGACAGTGCTTGCGACCGCGCTGCCCACCATGGCGCGCGATTTCGCCGTCAGCGCGCCTGCCATGTCGATCGCACTGACCTCCTATCTCCTGAGCCTTGCGATCTTCATTCCCGCCAGCGGCCGGATGGCCGACAGCTTCGGGTCGCGCACCGTCTTCCGCGCGGCCATCGCGGTTTTTGTCATCGGCTCCATTCTCTGTGCTCTTGCACCGACGCTGCCGTTCCTGGTGCTGGCACGGCTGCTGCAGGGCATGGGCGGCGCGATGATGATGCCGGTTGGACGCCTGGTGCTGATGCGCAGCGTCGACCGCAAGGATATGGTCAGCGCCATGTCCTGGCTGCTCGTGCCGGCGCTGATCGGTCCCATCATCGGCCCGCCGCTCGGTGGCTTCATCGTGACCTATCTCGACTGGCGCTGGATCTTCTATATCAATGTACCGATCGGCATCATCGGCATGATCTTCGTGTCGATCTACATCGACGAGGTGAAGGGCAAGGCGAGCGGCCCGTTCGATACGATCGGCTTCATCCTGTCAGGGATCTCGCTCGGCTCGCTGCTCTTCGGCTTCGAAATGTCGAGCCATGAAGGCGAGGGTGCGTTCTCGATCTTCCTGATTGCTCTCGGCCTCATCTGCGGCATCGCCTATCTCGGCCATGCCCGCAAGCACCCGTCGCCGATCATGGATTTCTCGCTGATGAAGGTGCCGAGCTTCGGCACATCGGTCGTTGCCGGTTCGCTGACGCGCATCACCCAGGGCGCACAGCCCTTCCTGCTGCCGTTGCTCTTTCAGATCGGTTTCGGCCTGTCTGCCGCCGCCGCAGGCCAGATCGTCATTGCGACGGCGTTTGGCGCTCTCGCCATGAAGCCGACGGCGAAGTTCGTCTTCAGTCGGCTCGGTTTCCGCCGAAGCCTCGTCCTCAACGGCGTCCTCGGCACGATCGGTTACGGCCTGTGCGCCGCCTTCCGGCCGGACTGGCCGATGCCGCTGATCTTTATCGTCCTGGTGCTCAGCGCCTTCTTCCTGTCGTTCCAGTTCACGGCCTACAACACCATCGCCTATGATGAGATCAGCAAAGAGCGGATGAGTTCAGCGACGAGCTTTTACACCACCTTCCAGCAGCTGATGCTGTCGCTCGGCATCTGCATAGGCGCGCTGGCCTTGCACGGCTCGATGGCCTTGTCAGGTGTCGAAACACCTGATCTCGGCGATTTCTCCGCCGCGTTCATCGTCGTCACGATGATCTCGATCACGGCCACTTTCTGGAACCTGCGCTTCTCGCCGACCGCCGGCGAGGAGATCAGCGGCTATAAGGCCACGGGCAAGAAAGGCGCCGCCGGAGGCTGA
- a CDS encoding DUF1697 domain-containing protein: MPVYIALLRAVNVGGTGSLPMAELKAICEDIGFSDVKTYIQSGNVLFRSHESEKAVEEKLDEALGKKMSKRPGVMVRSRKELEGIAADAPFPEAKPNFLLVYFLPEKAPDDALEKMVAPDGEEAKLAAREIYVHYPNGSGRSKLKLPALKPGTSRNLNTVRKLTEMAAEMEDKA; the protein is encoded by the coding sequence ATGCCCGTCTATATCGCTCTGCTTCGCGCCGTAAATGTCGGCGGCACCGGCTCGCTGCCGATGGCCGAACTGAAAGCGATCTGCGAAGACATCGGCTTTTCCGACGTGAAGACATATATCCAGAGCGGCAATGTGCTTTTCCGCTCTCACGAATCCGAAAAGGCGGTGGAGGAAAAGCTCGACGAAGCCCTCGGTAAGAAAATGAGCAAGCGGCCGGGCGTGATGGTGCGCAGCCGGAAGGAACTTGAGGGCATTGCCGCCGATGCACCCTTTCCGGAGGCAAAGCCGAATTTTCTGCTCGTCTATTTCCTGCCGGAGAAGGCGCCAGATGACGCCCTGGAAAAGATGGTTGCGCCTGACGGAGAAGAGGCAAAGCTCGCAGCGCGAGAAATCTATGTGCATTATCCCAATGGTTCCGGCCGCTCGAAGCTGAAGTTGCCGGCGCTGAAGCCGGGAACCTCGCGCAACCTCAATACAGTGCGCAAACTCACGGAAATGGCGGCTGAAATGGAGGACAAGGCCTGA
- a CDS encoding S9 family peptidase: MSAFKSLPTPPAAPKKPASDTRHGITRTDDYAWLRADNWQAMFKDPSILDPDIRRHLEAENAYMNAAMEDTKPLQKALFAEMRGRIKEDDSSVPMKDGAYAYGTFYVTGGEQPRYFRITRDGDVADETIRTVLLDGDKEAAGKAYFRLAGLDHTSDHSRGIWGYDDKGSEFFTLKVRDLSTGEDLADRIENTGGGGVWAPDGKSFFYSALDENHRPSKVFHHILGQPQSEDRLVYEEEDAGFFMGVGGSLLDDFIYIDIHDHETSEYRLLSTKDLFAEPKLVAAREEGIEYSLTEGGDVFYILTNDGGAKDFKIMETPVDRPGKENWREVVPHKPGTLVISHMAYARHLLWLERKDGLPQIMIRDRKTGEEHAIAFAEEAYSLGLSGAAEYDTDVIRFSYSSMTTPSQLYDYNMVTRERTLLKTQEVPSGHNPDDYVTRRVFAPAWDGEKVPVTLLYRRDTALDGSAPCLLYGYGAYGITIPAGFNTNCLSLADRGFVYAIAHIRGGKDKGFSWYEDGKMEKKTNTFKDFISAADYLNQEKFTSYAKIIAEGGSAGGMLMGAVANMAPEKFAGLIAAVPFVDVLNTMLDDTLPLTPPEWPEWGNPIESKDEYEQIASYSPYDNVEAKPYPPILALGGLTDPRVTYWEPAKWVAKLRDKTTGSAPILLKTNMDAGHGGASGRFQRLEEIAFEYAFAIKVAGKM; the protein is encoded by the coding sequence TTGTCCGCTTTCAAGAGCCTGCCGACCCCGCCTGCCGCACCGAAGAAACCCGCCTCCGATACGCGCCACGGCATCACGCGCACGGACGATTATGCCTGGCTGCGCGCCGACAATTGGCAAGCGATGTTCAAAGATCCGTCGATCCTCGATCCCGACATCCGCCGGCATCTCGAAGCCGAAAACGCCTATATGAACGCGGCGATGGAAGATACCAAGCCGCTTCAAAAGGCGCTGTTTGCCGAAATGCGCGGCCGCATCAAGGAGGACGACAGTTCGGTGCCGATGAAAGACGGCGCCTATGCCTACGGCACATTCTACGTGACCGGCGGCGAGCAACCGCGCTATTTTCGCATCACCCGCGATGGCGACGTCGCCGACGAGACCATCCGCACCGTACTGCTCGACGGCGACAAGGAAGCTGCCGGCAAGGCCTATTTCCGTCTCGCCGGTCTCGACCATACGAGCGACCATAGCCGCGGCATCTGGGGCTATGACGACAAGGGCTCGGAATTCTTCACGCTGAAGGTGCGCGACCTCTCCACGGGCGAAGACCTTGCCGACCGGATCGAAAATACCGGCGGCGGCGGCGTCTGGGCGCCCGACGGCAAGAGCTTCTTCTATTCGGCGCTGGACGAAAATCATCGGCCTTCGAAGGTGTTCCACCACATTCTCGGCCAGCCGCAGTCGGAAGACCGGCTGGTCTACGAGGAAGAGGATGCCGGCTTCTTCATGGGCGTCGGTGGCTCGCTGCTCGACGACTTCATCTATATCGACATCCACGACCACGAGACGAGCGAATACCGGCTGCTGTCGACGAAGGACCTCTTCGCCGAACCAAAGCTGGTGGCGGCGCGCGAGGAAGGCATCGAATATTCGCTGACCGAGGGCGGCGACGTCTTCTACATCCTCACCAATGACGGCGGCGCCAAGGATTTCAAGATCATGGAAACGCCGGTTGATAGGCCGGGCAAGGAAAACTGGCGCGAAGTCGTGCCGCACAAGCCGGGCACGCTTGTTATCAGCCATATGGCCTATGCCCGCCATCTTCTCTGGTTGGAGCGCAAGGACGGACTGCCGCAGATCATGATCCGCGACCGGAAGACCGGCGAGGAGCATGCGATCGCCTTTGCTGAGGAAGCCTATTCGCTCGGGCTCTCGGGAGCGGCCGAATACGACACGGATGTCATCCGCTTCTCCTACTCCTCGATGACGACGCCATCGCAGCTCTACGACTACAATATGGTGACGCGCGAGCGCACGCTGCTCAAGACGCAGGAGGTGCCGTCGGGCCACAATCCGGACGACTACGTCACCCGCCGCGTCTTCGCTCCCGCCTGGGATGGCGAGAAAGTGCCGGTCACCCTGCTCTACCGTAGGGATACCGCGCTCGACGGCAGTGCGCCCTGCCTGCTCTACGGTTATGGGGCTTACGGCATCACCATCCCGGCCGGCTTCAACACCAATTGTCTCTCGCTCGCCGACCGCGGCTTCGTCTATGCCATCGCCCATATCCGCGGTGGCAAGGACAAGGGTTTCTCTTGGTACGAAGACGGCAAGATGGAGAAGAAGACCAATACCTTCAAGGACTTCATTTCCGCCGCTGACTATCTGAATCAGGAGAAGTTCACGTCTTACGCGAAGATCATCGCCGAAGGCGGATCGGCCGGCGGCATGCTGATGGGCGCGGTTGCCAACATGGCACCGGAGAAGTTCGCCGGCCTCATCGCCGCCGTTCCCTTCGTCGACGTGCTCAACACCATGCTGGACGATACGCTGCCGCTCACCCCGCCGGAATGGCCGGAATGGGGCAACCCGATCGAAAGCAAGGACGAATACGAGCAGATCGCCTCCTACTCGCCCTACGACAATGTCGAAGCAAAGCCCTACCCGCCAATCCTGGCGCTCGGCGGCTTGACGGATCCGCGCGTGACCTACTGGGAGCCGGCCAAATGGGTCGCCAAACTGCGCGACAAGACGACGGGCAGTGCGCCGATCCTGCTCAAGACGAACATGGACGCCGGCCACGGCGGCGCCTCGGGCCGCTTCCAGCGGCTGGAGGAAATTGCATTTGAGTACGCATTTGCGATCAAGGTCGCCGGGAAAATGTGA
- a CDS encoding DUF930 domain-containing protein, whose product MPKRLILFVSLAGLAAPAFAVDPAIKKQLEKLDPSTRLEQSCDTEAMSRINSDSTGFKPDKVIAYTFKDPIPGDNSLQAPGAVFRSKGDWYHLSYNCITGPQHINVRELDYKIGEKVPREKWDKYYLYD is encoded by the coding sequence ATGCCGAAACGTCTGATCCTGTTTGTGTCGCTGGCCGGCCTTGCCGCCCCCGCCTTTGCCGTCGATCCCGCCATCAAGAAGCAGCTCGAAAAGCTCGATCCTTCGACCCGTCTGGAACAGAGCTGCGATACCGAGGCGATGAGCCGGATCAACAGCGACAGCACCGGCTTCAAGCCCGACAAGGTCATCGCCTATACCTTCAAGGATCCGATCCCCGGCGACAATTCGCTGCAGGCGCCCGGCGCCGTCTTTCGCAGCAAGGGCGACTGGTACCACCTCTCCTATAATTGCATCACCGGCCCGCAGCATATCAACGTGCGCGAACTCGACTACAAGATCGGTGAAAAGGTGCCGCGCGAGAAGTGGGATAAATACTATCTCTATGATTGA
- a CDS encoding polysaccharide deacetylase family protein yields MNSILLASAVLLGSISTALAAEIPSALPAAVAPVVVGPAPKAPAPKLVEPHLHIARSSVAGHARIALTFDACMGQADDRILSTLVRERIPATIFVTARWLRRNPAAIAVFLQNPDLFELENHGENHIPAVDTPTLIYGIASAGSPQAVRQEVEGGAAAMAAAGIPAPHWFRGSTAKYDLSAIGQIRAMGYRIAGYSVNGDGGSLLGAAITEKRIASARDGDVIISHINQPTHAAGEGVAKALVDLKVKGTQFVRLEDVEDMGDDKTTE; encoded by the coding sequence ATGAACAGCATCCTGCTCGCTTCGGCGGTCCTTCTGGGCTCCATATCAACTGCATTGGCGGCCGAAATTCCGTCAGCGCTACCGGCCGCTGTCGCCCCGGTCGTTGTTGGTCCGGCCCCAAAGGCGCCGGCGCCGAAACTTGTTGAGCCGCATCTGCACATCGCCCGTTCCAGTGTCGCCGGCCATGCGCGCATCGCGCTCACCTTCGACGCCTGCATGGGCCAGGCAGACGATCGCATCCTTTCCACCCTCGTGCGTGAGCGCATCCCGGCCACGATCTTCGTCACCGCCCGCTGGTTGAGGCGCAACCCTGCCGCCATTGCCGTGTTCCTGCAGAATCCCGATCTCTTCGAACTTGAAAACCACGGCGAAAATCATATTCCGGCTGTCGATACGCCGACGCTGATCTACGGCATCGCGTCCGCCGGCTCGCCGCAGGCCGTCAGGCAGGAAGTCGAAGGAGGCGCTGCAGCCATGGCCGCAGCCGGCATTCCGGCGCCGCACTGGTTCCGCGGCTCGACCGCCAAATATGACCTTTCCGCCATCGGCCAAATCCGCGCCATGGGCTATCGCATTGCTGGCTATTCCGTGAACGGCGACGGCGGTTCGCTGCTGGGCGCAGCGATCACCGAAAAACGCATTGCCTCGGCTAGGGATGGCGACGTCATCATCTCCCACATCAATCAGCCCACGCACGCGGCAGGTGAGGGCGTGGCTAAAGCGTTGGTCGATCTCAAGGTGAAGGGTACGCAATTCGTCCGGCTTGAGGACGTCGAAGATATGGGCGATGACAAGACGACGGAGTGA
- a CDS encoding FAD-binding oxidoreductase gives MASDLDLGESDHDQMVSGRSLWGKGGIRPAWRPIQQSFSTDIAVIGGGITGALVADHLTARGFSVAVIDREQLGLGSTAASTAMLQWEIDSTLTELESYYGFERAAGIYRRSAASVAGLSKLIAANGIACGFRPRNTLYLAANQEGARDLLEERQLRRRAGLPGVYLEHPDLFTQFELDRDGAILSPGSAEADPLLLTWALIETAVRRGAQLVSASVAALHAEGERVTAETDGGHVIEARHAVLATGYSMPGIDMPKLHRISSSWALATVSQDPAMFWRDRTLIWESSHPYLYMRTTPDNRIVIGGEDDGTSDAETRDRKLPAKSVALQEKMKRLWPKADARVEHAWGGTFGETADGLPLIGPLREMPHVFAAYGYGGNGITFSYLAAQMIGAMISGIHRDWFEDFALDRDGPGMSRFGEDGVRAENELR, from the coding sequence ATGGCATCCGATCTCGATCTCGGTGAATCCGATCACGACCAGATGGTGAGCGGTCGTTCTCTCTGGGGGAAAGGCGGTATACGGCCCGCGTGGCGACCGATCCAGCAGAGCTTTTCAACCGACATCGCCGTCATCGGCGGCGGCATCACCGGCGCGTTGGTCGCAGACCATCTGACGGCGCGCGGCTTTTCCGTGGCCGTCATCGACAGGGAGCAGCTGGGCCTCGGGAGCACGGCCGCAAGCACGGCGATGCTGCAATGGGAAATCGACAGCACGCTGACCGAGCTCGAGTCCTATTACGGCTTCGAGCGTGCCGCCGGCATCTACCGCCGCAGCGCTGCCTCGGTCGCCGGCCTTTCCAAGCTGATCGCCGCAAACGGGATTGCCTGCGGCTTCCGGCCGCGAAACACGCTCTATCTCGCCGCCAACCAGGAAGGCGCACGCGACCTTCTGGAGGAGCGCCAGCTTCGTCGCCGCGCCGGCCTGCCAGGCGTCTATCTCGAACATCCCGATCTCTTCACGCAATTCGAACTCGACCGGGACGGCGCGATCCTCTCCCCCGGCTCGGCGGAGGCCGATCCTCTGCTCCTGACCTGGGCGTTGATCGAGACGGCCGTCCGACGCGGTGCGCAACTGGTGAGCGCTTCCGTCGCGGCACTTCACGCCGAAGGCGAGCGCGTGACGGCGGAGACGGACGGTGGCCATGTCATCGAGGCACGGCATGCAGTGCTTGCGACCGGCTATTCAATGCCGGGCATCGACATGCCGAAGCTCCACCGCATCAGTTCAAGCTGGGCGCTCGCCACAGTGTCTCAGGACCCGGCAATGTTCTGGCGTGACAGGACGCTGATCTGGGAGAGCAGCCATCCCTATCTCTACATGCGCACGACACCTGACAATCGCATCGTCATCGGCGGCGAGGACGACGGGACGAGCGATGCGGAGACGCGAGACCGGAAACTGCCGGCGAAGAGCGTGGCGCTCCAGGAAAAGATGAAACGGCTGTGGCCGAAGGCTGATGCGCGCGTTGAACACGCCTGGGGCGGCACTTTCGGCGAGACCGCCGACGGCCTGCCGTTGATCGGTCCGCTGCGGGAGATGCCACACGTGTTCGCAGCCTATGGCTACGGCGGCAACGGCATCACCTTTTCCTATCTCGCCGCGCAGATGATCGGCGCGATGATTTCCGGAATCCATCGCGACTGGTTCGAGGATTTCGCGCTCGACCGCGACGGTCCGGGCATGTCGCGCTTTGGAGAGGATGGGGTACGGGCCGAGAATGAGCTGCGATGA
- a CDS encoding AI-2E family transporter has protein sequence MGIANGIRKQAKKIAIGERHTSAWAQSLKETAEELPPPPLHRLEKDGLDVSMAWAIIGIFAILGLAAVYLMSLILIPVTLAVVVGMILGMAAEKLSKMGVPRLANAFMLSSGVALVIFLLINSLADPLMTLANEGPAFAERTINRIMPYLERIEWLHITPATFESGPMSIGALLENTGNVLHIVTTSLTPAVVQGMIFFAALLLFLASRVNLRKTIIMTFRTRTQRLAAIRVINAVEQVLGFYFATASLIYVGLGVVMTVIAYTGGLAAPVLWGFFAFLSSFIPYLGITLMTLAIAIAGTLTHDGLLVGLMPAAAFFTVHLLMENLIFPAVMGRRLEINPFVVFLAILFWTWMWGAVGAMLALPLSLIVITIIEELLIEEKPQPQLPK, from the coding sequence ATGGGCATCGCCAACGGCATCCGCAAACAGGCAAAGAAAATCGCGATCGGCGAGCGTCATACCAGCGCCTGGGCCCAATCTCTGAAGGAAACGGCGGAAGAGTTGCCGCCCCCGCCGCTGCACCGGCTGGAAAAGGACGGGCTGGATGTCAGCATGGCCTGGGCGATCATCGGCATCTTCGCCATACTCGGCCTTGCCGCCGTCTATCTGATGTCGCTGATCCTCATCCCGGTCACACTGGCCGTCGTCGTCGGCATGATCCTCGGCATGGCAGCGGAAAAGCTCAGCAAGATGGGCGTGCCGCGGCTTGCCAATGCGTTCATGCTGTCGAGCGGCGTTGCCTTGGTCATCTTCCTGCTGATCAATTCGCTCGCCGACCCGCTGATGACGCTTGCCAACGAGGGGCCGGCTTTTGCCGAGCGAACGATCAACCGCATCATGCCTTATCTCGAGCGCATCGAATGGCTGCATATCACCCCGGCGACATTCGAAAGCGGGCCGATGTCGATCGGCGCGCTGCTCGAAAACACCGGCAACGTGCTGCATATCGTCACGACCAGCCTGACACCGGCGGTGGTGCAGGGGATGATCTTCTTTGCGGCGCTGCTGCTCTTTCTCGCCAGCCGCGTCAACCTGCGCAAGACTATTATCATGACCTTCCGCACCCGCACCCAGCGCCTGGCGGCCATCCGCGTGATCAACGCGGTCGAACAGGTCCTCGGCTTCTATTTCGCCACAGCCTCGCTGATCTATGTCGGGCTCGGCGTCGTCATGACGGTCATCGCCTATACGGGCGGGCTGGCGGCGCCGGTGCTCTGGGGCTTCTTCGCCTTCCTGTCGAGCTTCATCCCCTATCTCGGCATCACGCTGATGACGCTTGCTATCGCCATCGCCGGCACCCTCACCCATGACGGTCTGCTCGTCGGGTTGATGCCGGCCGCGGCCTTCTTCACCGTGCATCTCCTCATGGAAAACCTGATATTCCCGGCGGTGATGGGACGACGGCTCGAAATCAATCCCTTTGTCGTATTTCTCGCCATCCTATTCTGGACATGGATGTGGGGTGCGGTCGGAGCGATGCTGGCGCTGCCGCTATCGCTGATCGTCATCACGATCATCGAGGAATTGCTGATCGAGGAAAAACCGCAACCGCAATTGCCGAAGTGA
- a CDS encoding VOC family protein: MNRRNFLGLATSGMFAATAGAPSLSWANSEPGEQSMTTETSYALTRPAHIDQSHLVVTDLGRVSGFYQSMLGLTVIEKTASGEVLGVGGVPLLTLTTTRDARIAPRNAAGLFHTAFLMPNRAELARWLRHAAHNNVVLDGASDHLVSEAIYLSDPEGNGIEIYADRPHEEWKFRQDGTVEMATLRLDLQALYNSAPDERWGGMADGTAIGHLHLQVGDIPQADAFYRDVLGLTLMASRPGASFFATGGYHHHLAANIWNSRGAGARADNMTGLSDYKIRFNDKATLDAAVSKLDQLEIKSEKRDGGVFLRDPWGIGLTLSA; encoded by the coding sequence ATGAACCGGCGAAACTTCCTCGGGCTTGCCACCAGCGGCATGTTTGCCGCCACCGCCGGTGCGCCTTCCCTTTCATGGGCCAATTCAGAGCCAGGAGAACAATCCATGACGACCGAAACTTCCTATGCGCTGACACGGCCCGCCCATATCGACCAGTCGCATCTCGTCGTGACTGACCTCGGCCGCGTTTCCGGCTTCTATCAATCGATGCTCGGCTTGACGGTCATCGAGAAGACGGCAAGCGGCGAAGTGCTCGGCGTCGGCGGCGTGCCGCTCTTGACGCTGACGACCACGAGAGATGCCCGCATCGCGCCGCGCAATGCCGCCGGCCTTTTTCACACCGCCTTCCTGATGCCCAACCGCGCCGAGCTCGCCCGCTGGCTGCGGCATGCAGCCCATAATAATGTCGTGCTCGACGGCGCTTCGGACCATCTCGTCAGCGAGGCGATCTATCTTTCCGACCCCGAAGGCAACGGCATCGAGATCTATGCCGACCGGCCGCATGAGGAGTGGAAATTCCGCCAGGACGGCACAGTGGAGATGGCGACGCTGCGCCTCGACCTTCAGGCACTCTACAACAGCGCCCCCGATGAACGCTGGGGCGGCATGGCGGACGGGACAGCGATCGGCCACCTGCATCTGCAGGTCGGCGACATCCCGCAGGCCGACGCCTTTTATCGCGACGTCCTCGGCCTGACGCTGATGGCGAGCCGTCCCGGCGCGAGCTTCTTTGCGACCGGTGGCTACCATCACCATCTCGCCGCCAATATCTGGAACAGCCGTGGCGCCGGTGCGCGCGCCGACAACATGACCGGGCTTTCGGACTACAAGATCCGCTTCAACGACAAGGCGACGCTGGATGCCGCGGTCTCCAAGCTCGATCAGTTGGAGATCAAGAGCGAGAAGCGCGACGGCGGCGTGTTCCTACGCGATCCCTGGGGCATCGGCCTGACGCTTTCGGCCTGA
- a CDS encoding universal stress protein, translating to MYRKIIVAIALGGIEKGEMILRKAATLLDDGGEIIALNVIEDVPTYVAIELPANMVEDAMKDSRDKLQTLIAATGITATVEIRHGPPAKAIISTAESHGADLIIVASHVPDFSNYFIGATADRVVRHAKCSVLVDRQKV from the coding sequence ATGTACAGGAAGATTATCGTAGCGATCGCGCTCGGCGGTATCGAAAAGGGAGAAATGATCCTCCGCAAGGCCGCGACCCTGCTCGACGACGGCGGCGAGATCATAGCGCTCAACGTCATCGAGGACGTGCCGACCTATGTCGCGATCGAACTGCCCGCCAATATGGTCGAGGACGCGATGAAGGATAGCCGCGACAAGCTGCAAACGCTGATCGCCGCAACCGGTATTACCGCAACCGTCGAGATCCGCCACGGCCCGCCCGCCAAAGCGATCATTTCGACCGCAGAAAGCCACGGCGCCGACCTGATTATCGTCGCCTCGCATGTTCCGGATTTTTCCAACTACTTCATCGGCGCCACCGCCGACCGGGTCGTGCGTCACGCCAAATGCTCGGTGCTGGTCGACCGGCAGAAGGTTTGA
- a CDS encoding hemolysin III family protein, translating to MAEFNGIRWAYDRYELIADGIVHGVGLVLALVGATVLIFYATVWSSYGELAAAWIYSVGLVLTLAISFSYNAWPVSRTKWYLRRFDHSAIFILIAATYTPFLERGADEPLLLFMLVAIWLFAAAGIILKCVFPGRYDRFAILLYLAMGWSGVLVAEPVASRIPFASMLLIIIGGVIYSLGVIFHIWEKLRFQNAIWHGFVVTAAAVHYSAVLTCFSLSTPGL from the coding sequence ATGGCCGAGTTCAACGGCATTCGCTGGGCTTATGACAGATACGAACTGATCGCCGACGGTATTGTCCACGGCGTCGGGCTCGTGCTGGCGCTGGTTGGAGCGACCGTGCTGATTTTCTATGCCACGGTCTGGAGTTCCTACGGCGAGCTTGCCGCCGCCTGGATCTATAGCGTCGGGCTGGTTCTGACGCTTGCCATTTCCTTTTCCTACAATGCCTGGCCGGTCTCGCGCACGAAATGGTATCTGCGCCGTTTCGATCATTCGGCGATTTTCATCCTGATCGCCGCCACCTATACGCCATTTCTCGAACGCGGCGCCGATGAGCCGCTGCTCTTGTTCATGCTGGTGGCGATCTGGCTGTTCGCCGCCGCCGGCATCATCCTGAAATGCGTCTTTCCCGGGCGATATGACCGTTTTGCCATCCTGCTCTATCTCGCCATGGGCTGGAGCGGAGTCCTGGTCGCCGAGCCCGTCGCTTCGCGCATTCCTTTCGCCTCGATGTTGCTGATCATCATCGGCGGCGTGATCTATTCGCTGGGCGTCATCTTCCACATCTGGGAGAAGCTGCGTTTCCAGAACGCCATCTGGCACGGCTTCGTCGTCACGGCCGCGGCCGTTCATTATTCGGCGGTTCTCACCTGCTTCAGCCTGTCTACACCGGGTCTCTGA
- a CDS encoding GNAT family N-acetyltransferase, whose amino-acid sequence MTDPVLLRDATEADLSAIRDIYNHAVEHTTAIWNDTLVDLENRLEWFRARKARGFPVIVAEISGKVAGYASYGDWRAFDGYRHTVEHSVYVDKDCRGAGIGERLMHELIARAAAGNIHVMIAGIEAENAASIRLHEKLGFRIAGRFSEVGTKFGRWLDLTCMELRLPGKAD is encoded by the coding sequence ATGACAGACCCCGTTCTCCTCCGCGATGCCACCGAGGCAGATCTTTCCGCCATCCGCGATATCTACAATCACGCCGTCGAGCACACGACGGCGATCTGGAACGATACGTTGGTCGACCTCGAAAATCGGCTGGAGTGGTTCAGGGCGCGCAAGGCTCGAGGCTTTCCGGTTATCGTTGCCGAGATATCGGGCAAGGTCGCAGGTTATGCCTCCTACGGCGACTGGCGTGCCTTCGACGGCTACCGCCACACGGTCGAGCATTCCGTCTATGTCGACAAGGACTGCCGCGGCGCCGGCATCGGCGAGCGCCTGATGCATGAACTGATCGCGCGGGCCGCGGCCGGCAATATCCATGTCATGATCGCCGGTATCGAGGCGGAAAACGCAGCTTCGATCAGGCTGCACGAAAAGCTCGGTTTCCGCATCGCCGGCAGATTTTCCGAGGTCGGCACCAAGTTCGGCCGCTGGCTTGATCTTACCTGCATGGAACTTCGCCTACCTGGCAAGGCGGATTGA